In Capillimicrobium parvum, a genomic segment contains:
- a CDS encoding DUF47 domain-containing protein yields the protein MTPHRWFLPESPDVVGMLREQAAITVEGLAELVAWAAGDEEAAARLRACEHRADDHKRELRRALTTAFLTPLEPEDIFELSRGLDEVLNSAKNTVREAELMGSSPDDAMAAMARQLADGARQLEAAFARLRPEEADAATTAADAAVKSARNLEHTYRAAMSALIELEDLHVVTARRELYRRFARTGDEVIVVAERVWYAVLKQT from the coding sequence GTGACGCCACACCGCTGGTTCCTGCCCGAGAGCCCCGACGTCGTCGGCATGCTGCGCGAACAGGCCGCCATCACCGTCGAGGGGCTGGCCGAGCTCGTCGCGTGGGCGGCCGGCGACGAGGAGGCGGCGGCGCGCCTGCGGGCGTGCGAGCACCGGGCCGACGACCACAAGCGCGAGCTGCGGCGCGCGCTGACCACGGCCTTCCTGACGCCCCTGGAGCCCGAGGACATCTTCGAGCTGTCGCGCGGCCTCGACGAGGTGCTCAACAGCGCGAAGAACACGGTGCGCGAGGCGGAGCTCATGGGCTCGTCGCCGGACGACGCCATGGCCGCCATGGCCCGGCAGCTCGCCGACGGCGCGCGGCAGCTGGAGGCGGCGTTCGCGCGCCTGCGGCCCGAGGAGGCCGACGCGGCGACGACCGCCGCCGACGCGGCGGTGAAGTCAGCGCGGAACCTGGAGCACACCTACCGGGCGGCGATGTCCGCGCTCATCGAGCTCGAGGACCTCCACGTGGTGACCGCGCGCCGCGAGCTGTACCGGCGTTTCGCGCGGACGGGCGACGAGGTCATCGTGGTGGCCGAGCGCGTCTGGTACGCGGTGCTCAAGCAGACCTGA